The genomic window GGTCGGAGGTGAGCGACCTGGCAGCGAAACTGACCCGAGACGAGGCGATTGCCCTCGTGGAGCGGATCATGAGCGGCGACTACGCGGACGACGCTGAGGCGGACGGGTGGCTGGACCAACTTGAGCGAGACCTCGTCTGCCCGGACGGCAGTGTCTCCGGCCTGATCTTCTGGACTGACCCCGAGTTGACGGCTGCTGAGGTGGTTGACCGAGCCTTGGCCTATCAGCCGATCCAGATGCGGTCCACGCCAT from Micromonospora kangleipakensis includes these protein-coding regions:
- a CDS encoding e9imm peptide — encoded protein: MSDLAAKLTRDEAIALVERIMSGDYADDAEADGWLDQLERDLVCPDGSVSGLIFWTDPELTAAEVVDRALAYQPIQMRSTPWTQPPPST